A part of Melioribacteraceae bacterium genomic DNA contains:
- the hutU gene encoding urocanate hydratase, producing the protein MMGTKTKTIKAPTGTSLSCKGWIQEAALRMLMNNLDPDVAERPDDLIVYGGSGKAARNWESYEAIVRSLKDLENDETLVVQSGKPVVIFKTHVNAPRVIISNAMLVPDWATWDEFRRLDQLGLTMYGQMTAGSWIYIGTQGILQGTYETFAECARKYFNGSLAGKFLLTAGLGGMGGAQPLAATMNGAAFLGIDVDRTRIQKRIDTGYIDMITDNLDEALNTVMEAKSKGNAVSVGLVGNAGEILPEILKRNITPDIITDQTSAHDTLNGYVPMGMRFEEAIKLRSENPARYIELSRKTIAAHVNAMLEFQARGSVAFDYGNNIRGEAKENGVANAFDIPGFVPEYIRPLFCDGKGPFRWAALSGNPEDIYTTDRAVLETFPENKGLRRWIEMAQKKVHFQGLPSRICWLGYGERAKMGKIFNRLVAEGKVSAPIVIGRDHLDCGSVASPNRETEGMLDGSDAIADWPILNALLNAIGGASWVSVHHGGGVGIGKSIHAGMVVVADGTREAEERLERVLTYDPGMGIARHSDAGYTQAIDNAKKFGIKIPMLK; encoded by the coding sequence ATGATGGGTACAAAAACCAAAACAATTAAAGCCCCTACCGGTACATCCTTATCCTGTAAAGGATGGATTCAGGAAGCAGCTTTAAGAATGCTTATGAACAATCTGGACCCCGATGTTGCAGAGCGCCCCGACGACTTAATTGTATACGGCGGATCCGGCAAAGCCGCCAGGAACTGGGAATCGTACGAAGCTATCGTTAGATCACTAAAAGATCTGGAGAACGATGAAACTCTGGTTGTGCAGTCGGGTAAACCGGTTGTAATATTCAAGACCCACGTTAACGCTCCGAGAGTAATAATTTCCAATGCAATGCTTGTACCGGACTGGGCAACATGGGACGAATTCCGCCGGCTCGATCAGTTGGGATTAACAATGTACGGCCAGATGACAGCGGGAAGCTGGATTTATATCGGTACGCAGGGAATTCTGCAAGGGACATATGAAACATTCGCAGAGTGCGCGCGTAAATATTTTAACGGATCGCTCGCGGGTAAATTTCTTTTAACTGCCGGCTTAGGCGGTATGGGCGGTGCTCAACCCCTCGCCGCTACAATGAACGGCGCAGCATTCCTGGGAATTGATGTAGATAGAACCAGGATTCAGAAGAGGATCGATACCGGTTATATCGATATGATTACCGATAACCTTGATGAAGCGTTAAATACTGTAATGGAAGCAAAATCCAAAGGAAATGCGGTCTCGGTTGGACTCGTAGGAAACGCAGGAGAAATTCTCCCGGAAATTTTAAAGAGAAATATTACGCCTGATATTATAACCGATCAGACTTCTGCACACGATACTCTGAACGGATATGTTCCGATGGGGATGAGATTTGAAGAAGCAATTAAACTCAGATCGGAGAATCCTGCACGATACATAGAACTATCGCGCAAGACAATTGCAGCTCACGTTAACGCGATGCTCGAGTTTCAAGCGAGAGGTTCTGTGGCATTCGATTACGGGAACAATATACGTGGCGAAGCAAAAGAGAACGGCGTTGCAAACGCATTCGATATCCCGGGATTCGTTCCGGAATATATACGTCCCCTCTTCTGCGACGGCAAGGGTCCTTTCAGATGGGCTGCTCTTTCCGGAAATCCGGAAGACATCTACACAACCGACAGAGCCGTATTAGAAACATTTCCGGAGAATAAAGGATTGAGACGCTGGATAGAGATGGCACAGAAGAAGGTTCATTTCCAGGGATTACCATCGCGCATCTGCTGGCTCGGATACGGAGAGCGGGCAAAGATGGGAAAGATATTCAACCGACTGGTAGCAGAAGGAAAAGTAAGCGCACCAATAGTTATAGGCAGGGATCATCTCGATTGCGGATCGGTTGCTTCGCCGAACCGGGAAACGGAAGGAATGCTGGATGGAAGCGACGCAATAGCCGACTGGCCGATTCTGAATGCGCTGTTAAACGCTATCGGAGGCGCAAGCTGGGTATCTGTACATCACGGCGGCGGTGTTGGAATCGGGAAATCGATTCATGCGGGAATGGTTGTAGTTGCTGATGGAACCCGGGAAGCCGAAGAACGGCTCGAAAGAGTTTTAACGTACGACCCGGGAATGGGAATAGCACGCCATTCCGATGCCGGTTATACACAGGCAATTGACAATGCTAAAAAGTTTGGAATAAAAATTCCAATGTTAAAGTAA